ttttttgccataaAAGGTCTCGTTtcatatttttgttattttatattgtaGAACAAATGTGTATGCATGATAACTTGAAGTGTGCTCCAAGTATATCCATCATTTCATTTGAAAGAGAGCATGTTGTTGTTGCAAATATGATGATGTGTCTAAATGTATCAAGTAAAATTATGATTATGCATTAATATTTGTAGGTGCATTGCCATCTGTCCATGTATGGCCCTATCATTTGCTGCACCTTTAATATTATAAACTAGTCTGATGAAAGGGGACAAATGAAATGCTGGATTTAAGAACGTTAGATAGAGACTTATGGGAGGCTTAGGAAAGTTATGCCAAGTGTGTGTTTTCCTGGAAGAATTAGTTCATATGTGGAAGACAAATCATAAATAAACTTCCTTGAATGTGCAGTCGACCAGTCAACTGAGCATTCTCCTAGCATGTTCCTTTAACCTTTGATAAATCAACAAGTATATTTGCGTATCAAATTTTCAGGAGGAAATAATGTGAGATTGAAAAGGTTTAACATAAATGCAGCACACTTGCATGTGCGCTCATATAGTGAGAATAGACATCCATGATATTCAAAACCGAATGCAGCATGTTAATGTCAGGTCCTGTGGCTGCATGCTGAATTTGTAGACTCAAATTAAGATGTTTTGAAAGATTTTATGAATATATGTCTGGTTGAGTTATCATTCTTACCCTATGTGATGTTTGAACTTCTAGGATCTAGAATTGTTTGGGTTTATCTTTTGTGGTGGAATTGCTATCTTTAGACGAGATTTTCCTTTTTCTGGTTTCTTTGTTATAATTTCTAGTTGTACTGAACAATTTTTTGGTTTTCTTTGAGTGCTAGCCTTTTCTTCCACGATATGCACAGTTGTTGTTGCCACAAGTTCTTAATACATGTAGACATATATACCATATGCACAGGAATTGTAGAtcattttttaattcttattatgaataaaaaatttagggaAAATTACCTTGATGTACCTAGGGTCTACTATAACTAATTAGTTTTCCCTATATTTTGACGATTACATTAAATGTCCTTTTCATTGTCTATTAAAGAGTTCTTCCATTCATTTTAAAGCCTTTAATGTTTGTCATCCTTAGAAAAGCTGGTCTAGTGAgggatcaatttttttttattcctaCCTTACCCTTGACCCTTTGTCTCCCTCTCTCCATGTCCCTCTTTGTCCCAAGTGCGATGCACCTTCTTGATTCAGATGGATGGTGAGGATGGAGATTATATCATTCTCAATTGCGTAGTCTGAGATGGTTTTCATTTAGATATTTGTGATGTATAGGAGCTATGCAGTCCCCATGGAACTCAACATACTGGCCTTGTGCTCCTAATTCACCATAAAATTGGAAGTCAACATCTGGTCTGACAGTTGCGGGGGAAATAATACATAAAATTGGAGAATAGAGAAGAATTTGTTAAGCTTGTTTGGCCTAAAGTCGTCTTCACATGTATGGGTGAATAGGGGGTGGATATTAAGCAATGGAGGGCTACTTGCTTATAGTATGCATCTGGCCTTATTATAATGTCCATACTTCTACAGTGAATGAACCACCAAATTGCCTattaaaactccataaaatatGCTTTATGAGCTGGTGCTAGTTCCACAATTGTAGATTGTGAAATAAGCATATCCATGAGACTTGTTCCATCAAAGATATCAATATCATGCTTGTTAGGTGAGAGTGAAAAGACAGGCAGGCATGCATTATTTACCTCTACTGTCTTTTAATAATGAGCCTTAAAAGGTTAGTGGGCAGAGGAAGAGAATGACATGTTTGTTGGTTGGTGAGAAGGGAAGCTCTGGTAGTGATGAAGAAAAGTTGAGAATATCAAATGGAGAGAGTCAGAGAGGAAGAGGAACAACAGTGAAGTGGAATGTACAGAAGGCAAAAATTGTGTGGAATTAAGGGTTATTCTTAAACTCATCATTAGGGTAGTTTAGTCTTTGGCATTTTGACTAATGGCAAATGCCCAAGAAAATAGACAGATGTCCTTTTCACTTggtgaaattaaattatagggGCTTTTTTATGTTGTTGTCTACAAACTAATTAATTGTAGCAAACTATGGGGACATCAGGGTAAGTCTcccaaaattttaattgttttagctGTTATATGATAAAACTTTTGGTAGTTGTTGACTTCAACTTTGTTACGATTTTAAAGCCTTTTCCTTGTGGGAGATTTTATCTCTCTTTTTagcattttatttcataatttatacagtgatttttttaataaaaaaagtattACACTGGCAATTGCTTCTGTAATTCTGCTTGTATCATTTTGCTGATTAATTATGCCTTTACGTAATTGTTTTTTTTGGACATTATCTTTTGCCTAGGGTTGGCAATCGCAGTTGGATCAATTTCAAAATTGTTGCTGCTGGCatgatttttaaatattcttcaACTGgtgcttttttttaaaaaaacatcaGCTGTTGCTGTTTATCTAGTTTCTCATTTGTCCTTGTCCATCTGTTGTTGCAGGAGAAGCTTTTCACAAGTAAAAATAGAACAGAAGCCTCATTAGGGAAGAAGCTAAAGAATGACATGCTTCCTGAGATTGAGAAGGTTCATAAGGTATGAACTATGAAGACTACATTTTGACTGGATTTTCTTGATTGGATGTTAACAAAGAAAGGGAAAGGTGCTCCTTTCTTGATTCAGGAAGCCTGGTGTCATGACTCATGATTTTATgttaactaaaaaatatttgcATTTTGACTCATGTTTTATTTCTTAATTGCATATGGTGACATATTTTGCTTTCCTGTTGTGAAAACATCCTTTTTGCTTTTTCTGTGAACACTCAGAGGAAAGAAAGGTTGCTGAAAAAGCAACATAGACAGGCTCTACTTCTTGATAACTTCTTGAGTGTGGATGGACTCTCACCAGGACGCTCGCTTCGTGACAGAAAACCTGTTACTTATACttttggtaagatgacaaacaTCATTCAACACAGAAGCAAGAATTAGGCTTCATTTTTAGTCAGTTCTCAACTGTAGTTTACTGATGATTATTCTCATATGTCGATGGATACATGACATGAATCTGAACATGGATGCCATATGTTTTTACAGATGATTATGACCGATCAATCAGTGAGGCTATTAAAATAACCAAGTATGAACTTTATTATGTATTCCTCATATTGCTTTTCATTTACTCCTTTTTCCCCTTACCAACTTGCATTATTAACTTTATTAAAATCCTTagcattttttattttcttataggcGGAAACCACCATCACCAGAGCCTATTTGCAGAAGAGAAGGTATTATCAAACCCGAAGCTGCAACAAATGGTAAATGGGTTGGTTCTTCACATGCCtctgaacatggcactttcaGTTTGACAATCCCTGGTTCACCTGGTTTTGACGATATTGATGAAGAGCATAAACCTGAATTATTGGATCGGAGGTAAGATAATTTCACAGCTTCTTGCATTGTGTTGAAATTGCACATGAGCTTTACTattgcataattgcttgcagcAATAGGCGAAGGCAGAGGCCTCAACGGTATTCCACGAAAGAGTTTGTTGAAGCAGTTTCAGATAACGAAGCAGACTTTGACAGTGATGATGACATAGTTGGAGAAGCTGTTTATGATGAGGAGTACTTGAAGAAACGTAAACAGAGGAAGCTGTCAAGCAGCTCTGAAGGGGATGAAGAGTATAGGTGGGATGAAGAAAATggtgaagaagaggaagaagaggaagaagaagaggattCATTAAGCATCAGTGAGGATAGTGATGAGCCCCAAAAATTTAAGAAACTACCTGGCCGAACAAGGAGGGGAACTAAATTAAGGTCTGTCGATGAGCTTCAATCAGGTTTGAGACGCAGTAAAAGGGCTACCCGAAACCGGATTAATTACCGGCAATACGAGCTGTCAGAATCAGAGACAGAGTCTATGAAACCTGGAAAATCAAATGCATCAGACGAACACTCAGATGCTAGTGAGCAAGAGTATTCGACTGGAAGTCAAGATTCTAATGACAATGAGGATGAAGAACAAGATATGAAAGTCGATCAGCCTGTTGAAGATTACACCGAGACAGCAGAGAAACAGCAAAATCAGCCACCAGATAGATCAAATAGCCCTGGCCAAGACGAACTTGAGGGTGTAAGGAAACGGCGTTTCCTTGATCTAAACGAACTTGCTCCAGGCTCTGGTTTTGAAGATGGTCCAAACACGATAATGAAAGATGACAATAGAGACAATTTTTAAGTTCCCCTCTGGTGGAAAACAAGGTTTGTCGTTTTCTGTTGGGGACGCTTAATGTATGATagtaaaaatacatataaattttGTGATAAGCCTGTGGAGGAAATTATGGTCAGAGTTCTTCCAAGGGGAAGTTAAGGAACAGCCCGATGCAATTCATTTGGGATTTGCTGCAGGGAGCGACTTGATGCTGAGAGTTATGTAGATTAGGTAGTCATTTTTTAGCATGTCTACATTCATAGAAAACCAACTAGGGTTGAATGAGAATTCGTTTGGAGTTCGTTCCTTATCCAATTAATGTACAATAACATTAACTGATATTGTAACTGAAAAATTTGGGTGTTAGATGTTCAAGCCCTTTAGTTTAATCCACCATGATTACGAAAACAATGTGCCCATTGATCATTTGGCTTTGTGTATGGATAAAACGATTGGATCTGAATTCATTTTATGCAATGGTCTATCCTCCCTCGAATGGTAACTATGTTTCGCTTATTAGGACGGCATTCTTCCTGCACAGCAATTGTCCCCCTTCAGGGTTTGTAATGCTTATGGTGCGTGCTCTGCACCTGTTATGCTGAAGATGTGTGGACGAAACTGATTGAGCTGTTTGTAGTTTTGTAATTTTCTATTGCGATGAAAATTCTCGAGTGGTGTCAGTTTCTGACTTCTAGATAAGACTTTTCACAACAGTTATTTGTAACTTGTgcataataataacaattacttCAAGCTCGTACCCGAAATTGTAGATGGGCAATGTATTTAATACAAGAATTTAATGATGGTGCCGGTTATAATATTTTTTCGGCTTCTCTATTTTCCCGTGGCCAAGCAACACCTCTGTTGACAGGGTTCTCTGATCTCTCATCAGCTGCTGCTTGTTCTTCTAATTTGCTTCTGTTCCTTATTCTTTCTCTGTTTTAAAAGCTTCTGCTTCTTTTACTTCCTCAAGGGCTTGAATCAAGTTTGAAAGACATTTCTCTGCATTATCAAGTGGGGACTTGGGCATAAGGTTTTCTGCAACATCAGCAGGTGTGATCCTGGTCTCCTTCATTAGCCCTTCAATTGTGTCGAACATAGGGTGTGCTTTGAGTTTCAAGTAGTTCATTGCAAGCACCTTGAATGCCTCAAAACTGCAATAAGAAAGTTCTATGTGCTTGTCCATTCTACCCCTTCTTATTAGAGCAGGATCAAGCTTCTCCACATAATTGGTGGTGAACACAATTAGCCTCTCACCTCCACAAGCTGACCATAACCCATCAATGAAATTCAACAACCCTGAAAGCGTCACCTTGCTGTTTGCCTCTTCTTTAAGGTCTTTACGAGGAATTTCCTTCTCTGATTTCTCCTTCTCATCATCTAAAGATTTCTCCACTTTCTTCTTCCTCTGACCAGTAAGATCAAGCGAGCAGTCGATGTCCTCAATCACTATGATCGATTTACTGGTAGTTTCTATCAAAAGCTTCCTTAATTCTGTATTGTCCTTCACTGCTGTGAGCTCCAAATCATAAACATCATAGTTCAGTAAGTTGGCCATTGCAGCAATCATAGTAGACTTGCCAGTCCCTGGAGGACCATAAAGAAGATACCCTCTTTTCCATGCTTTTCCGATTCTGGCATAGAAATCCTTGCTCTTGCTAAAAGTGAGAAGATCTTCAATAATCTCCTGCTTCTTCTCAGGCTCCAAGGCCATTGTCTCAAACGTAGCAGGATGCTCAAAAACTATATGGCTCCACATAGTCTGCTTGTAGCTTGGCCACTTGTAACCAGGACTATTAGTGTAAAGCTTCCTCTGCCTATTTCTCATTCTAATCTCCTTCCCTTCCCTCATTACGTACTGCAAGTAAACCTCAGTGATCATCTCCCTATGGTTCTTGTGAAAGGCGAGCTTATAATACCTTCTTTCTTGTTGAGGATACATGGATTGGCTGGGTGACACCAGCTTGCTGGAAACCCACCACACTTTAACCCCTCGAAATTCATCAGTGACCCTCTCGTGCTCATCCATGCTAAGTACTAAGTTACTGCAGTCTTTACCCATCTCAGCCTTGAGCCTTTTAGCATACTTGGTTGAGTTGACACTAAGGTAAGCCTCAACAGCAGCATAGGCTTCACTTCTCTTGAGGCGACCTCCTGTGTACTCATGAATTGATATCTTAATGTAAGGGTAGAAGAAGCTCATGATTCTTTGGCTATATTTTTCCAAGTAACGGCGAACCTCATATGGACAGAATTGGCGAAAAATAGCCCAAAGAAACATGAAACTGGCTATGGTTGAGCCCATTGTTGCCCACATCTCAGTCATTGTTTGAGGTGAAACTGTCAGCATGGTTTTTCTTTTTGGCTCTTGCTCTGTCTTCCGGGTTTCTCCCTCTTCTCTTTCTAGGCCTAATGCAACAATGGTTCTTGTGTTTATTGTTTTTCTATAGGCTAATGCATGGATCTTGATGGGTATTGCATAAgctcatataaataaataaaagtaaaggaGAAAAAGTAGGTAAAGtataagaaaaggaaaaaaaaaaaaagtatttgcCAAAAACAAATGTATAAAAGAAATGTTTCTCTGGGCACATATACACTGAAATGGGGATACTTTCGTTGTCATTTTCTGATAATTTAGTGGGATATGTTTGGATGTTGTCCTAAAAAGCCACAAATACAGGCGAGCAAGAAGAGTAGCCAAGAGTGACTAAGCCCTGCCTGTCACAGAGTCATTATTGGCCCTTGAGTGCGTGCTGTGTAGTGTAGCTACCCGATTGCTAGTCAATAACAGTAGTAAACTTTCTCTTCTAAGAGTGCTCTAGactatttctttttaaatttttgaaaataaatggcACGTTATTGGACAGTGGTTTTT
This Manihot esculenta cultivar AM560-2 chromosome 6, M.esculenta_v8, whole genome shotgun sequence DNA region includes the following protein-coding sequences:
- the LOC110617009 gene encoding DDT domain-containing protein DDR4, which encodes MSSERPSSSPIPLNEAPDSATDSNHASAPLDEEPPPPVQAPAPPINRSNRPSRACTIRAAERLQAAQQQAALDRKQKPKKEQQQQQGCDESPQQKEQCSASSKIITPLVGPPEPAQLPRWTLRSMWELASVLNFLHVFRPLLNIQVEFSAEEFETALITPNDTLSDIHIPLMKAIPPITRMALTRDTWITVLCRKLRDWWHWVADGELPIVASHGVEIEVYKTLDPGTRVAILKALCDIRVEQEDIRNYIDNSVKHGIQLSVFRKERVGGDSQGINYWYEDDPIIGHRLYREIRKFEVKKAKAKGSQVLPNATYQWETVATNFDEFQDVSEKLFTSKNRTEASLGKKLKNDMLPEIEKVHKRKERLLKKQHRQALLLDNFLSVDGLSPGRSLRDRKPVTYTFDDYDRSISEAIKITKRKPPSPEPICRREGIIKPEAATNGKWVGSSHASEHGTFSLTIPGSPGFDDIDEEHKPELLDRSNRRRQRPQRYSTKEFVEAVSDNEADFDSDDDIVGEAVYDEEYLKKRKQRKLSSSSEGDEEYRWDEENGEEEEEEEEEEDSLSISEDSDEPQKFKKLPGRTRRGTKLRSVDELQSGLRRSKRATRNRINYRQYELSESETESMKPGKSNASDEHSDASEQEYSTGSQDSNDNEDEEQDMKVDQPVEDYTETAEKQQNQPPDRSNSPGQDELEGVRKRRFLDLNELAPGSGFEDGPNTIMKDDNRDNF